One Streptomyces formicae genomic window, TCAGCCGCTCCCTCCGTACGAGCCGCACCTCACCTACCCCTGGCAGCCCAGACCCCGGCAGCCGCAAGCGCCCGCGCGCCGCCTGCCCCGCCACCCGGCGCCGGGCCGCCACAGCGACCTGCGGATCCTGCGCGGCGCCTACCGGGGCCAGCGCCGCGTCGCCACGCTCACCGCGCTCGGCTACTTCACGCTCTTCCTCGCCCTGTCGGCCTTCGCACCGGCCCTGATGACGGGCACGGTCACCGCGGGCCTCCCCACGGGGCTGCTGCTCGGCCTGTGCCAGCTCCCCGTCACCGGCCTCGCCGTGCTCCTGTACGAGTACACGGCACGCCGCCGACTCGATCCGCTGGCCGAACGCCTGCGCAGACAGGCCGATTCGGCGCGGGCCACGGCCTGTCCCGGGGGCCGCCCGTGAGCGCCGACACCGAGACGACGTCCCTGGTGGCCTTCACCGCCGTGGTCACCCTCACGCTCCTGCTGTGCGTCCTGACCGGACCCGACAAGGACGACCTCGACGAGTTCTACACCGGGTTCGGCGCGCTCTCGCCGATGCGCAACGGCCTCGCCATCGCGGGCGACTACATCTCGGCGGCCACCGTGCTCGGCACCGGCGGCGTGATCGCGCTCCTCGGGTACGACGGCGTGGTGCTCGCCCTGAGCACGGCGCTCTCCCTGACCCTGCTGATGTTCCTGCTGGCCGAACCCCTGCGCAACG contains:
- a CDS encoding DUF485 domain-containing protein yields the protein MAHPPHDASPPPQPHPSHQPHPPHLPHQPLPPYEPHLTYPWQPRPRQPQAPARRLPRHPAPGRHSDLRILRGAYRGQRRVATLTALGYFTLFLALSAFAPALMTGTVTAGLPTGLLLGLCQLPVTGLAVLLYEYTARRRLDPLAERLRRQADSARATACPGGRP